A genomic stretch from Alloyangia pacifica includes:
- a CDS encoding TetR/AcrR family transcriptional regulator, translating into MTDSSEPDDTQSAPRRRGRPVQMDQRTREEMVLAAATQMIAERGLEDASVAAIARQVQMSKRTIYTMFDSREALLGACFARIGQRIFRSRDSRNDGAPLEERLRHLLTLNEEPSLNEAPLELLRAVITSAPTYPKLACSILETGALSLRNHIARELSEAVETGELALKLEDCDAAAEMLMDMAFGNGIHKLLDPQRYCSSPEMRATRRDRAIALFLDGTRPR; encoded by the coding sequence ATGACCGATTCTTCCGAGCCCGACGACACTCAGAGCGCCCCGCGCCGCCGTGGACGGCCGGTGCAGATGGACCAAAGAACCCGGGAAGAGATGGTGCTGGCCGCCGCCACGCAGATGATCGCGGAGCGCGGTCTGGAGGATGCCTCGGTCGCCGCCATCGCGCGGCAGGTGCAGATGTCCAAGCGCACGATCTATACCATGTTCGACAGCCGCGAGGCATTGCTCGGGGCCTGTTTCGCCCGCATCGGCCAGCGCATCTTTCGCAGCCGCGACAGCCGGAACGACGGTGCGCCGCTGGAAGAGCGGCTGCGCCACCTGCTGACGCTGAACGAGGAGCCGAGCCTCAACGAGGCTCCGCTGGAGCTGCTGCGCGCGGTGATCACCTCGGCGCCGACCTACCCCAAGCTGGCCTGCAGCATTCTCGAGACCGGCGCGCTGTCGCTGCGCAACCATATCGCGCGGGAGCTCTCCGAGGCGGTCGAGACCGGCGAACTCGCGTTGAAGCTCGAAGATTGCGACGCCGCGGCCGAGATGCTGATGGACATGGCCTTTGGCAACGGCATCCACAAGCTGCTGGACCCGCAGCGCTATTGCTCCTCGCCCGAGATGCGCGCGACACGGCGCGACCGCGCCATCGCGCTCTTTCTCGACGGCACCCGCCCGCGCTGA
- a CDS encoding efflux RND transporter permease subunit has translation MARFFIDRPVFAWVISILIMGIGVLSILNLPIAQYPEIAPPSVRISAQYPGASAETVANTVTQIVEQQMTGLDGMRYMSSSSTSAGTSSITLTFESGTDPDVAQVQVQNKLSQATALLPETVQRQGVTVEKASSSFMMVIGLISEDGRMDQADLSDYLNSNLVDEFSRIEGVGGAQVFGAQYAMRIWLDPSKLSAFEMTPSDVVGAVSAQNAQISAGAFGTLPAPEGQQLNATITAQSLLRTPEDFRNIVLRSETDGGLVLLKDVARVEVGAENYSTIARYNGKPSSGMALQLASGANALDTAERVKQRIEEYSEFFPEGVSYVIPYDTTPFIEISIHEVQKTLIEAIVLVFFVMLLFLQNIRATIIPTLAVPVVILGTFAILAMAGFTINTLTMLAMVLAIGLLVDDAIVVVENVERIMEEEGLSPREATRKSMGQITGALVGIALVLSAVFVPMAFFGGSTGIIYRQFSITIVSAMGLSVLVALTLTPALCATILKSKDAHHSNRGPLGWFNKGFDKLTGGYAGTVGHIIKRPLRMLVVYVALGYAMVFLFNNTPTGFLPDEDQGILMTLIQGPTGATAERTLDVVEQVQDHFASETEAVDSMFGVVGFSFAGQGQNMGLAFVRLKDWSERPSPAQSVQAVAGRAFPAFMGIRDAQVFPIVPPAVIELGNVSGFDFYLQAQGGQTHEQLLTARNQLLGMASQSPLIASIRPSGLEDAAQFNLDIDWRAAGAMGVTPTNVGNTLSIAWAGQYVNDFNDNGRIKRVYVQGEADSRATPSDLEKWRVRNANGDLVPFANFTKEEWTYGPQGLNRYNGVPSMQLQGSPVPGVTTGEAMAEIEQLASQLPPGYQIAWTGLSLEERDSGGSAPLLYGLSLAAIFLCLAALYESWTIPFSVMLAMPIGVLGTMGAAYWFGFENGVFFQVGLLTVIGLTGKNAILIVEFARERYEAGEELLVAVKEAARQRFRPIIMTSLAFSLGVVPLVLSSGAGAGGRQAVGSAVLGGTITGTVLGVLFVPLFFVVVMKVFGRKKERELAVKRAEMAR, from the coding sequence ATGGCACGCTTCTTCATCGACCGTCCGGTCTTTGCCTGGGTGATCTCGATCCTCATCATGGGGATCGGGGTGCTCTCGATCCTCAACCTTCCCATCGCGCAATACCCCGAAATCGCCCCGCCCTCGGTGCGGATCAGCGCGCAATACCCCGGCGCCTCGGCCGAGACGGTGGCCAATACGGTCACCCAGATCGTCGAACAGCAGATGACCGGTCTCGACGGCATGCGCTACATGTCGTCGTCGTCGACCTCGGCGGGCACCTCGTCGATTACCCTGACCTTCGAATCCGGCACCGATCCGGACGTGGCGCAGGTGCAGGTGCAGAACAAGCTCTCGCAGGCGACGGCGCTGCTGCCCGAGACGGTGCAGCGCCAGGGCGTCACCGTCGAAAAGGCCTCTTCCTCCTTTATGATGGTGATCGGCCTCATCTCGGAGGACGGCCGCATGGATCAGGCCGACCTTTCGGACTACCTGAACTCGAACCTCGTGGATGAGTTCAGCCGGATCGAGGGCGTCGGCGGGGCGCAGGTCTTCGGCGCGCAATACGCGATGCGGATCTGGCTCGACCCGTCCAAGCTCTCGGCCTTCGAGATGACGCCCTCGGACGTGGTCGGCGCCGTCTCGGCGCAGAACGCGCAGATCTCGGCCGGCGCCTTCGGCACGCTGCCCGCACCCGAGGGTCAGCAGCTCAACGCCACGATCACCGCGCAGTCGCTTCTGAGGACCCCCGAAGACTTCCGCAACATCGTGCTGCGCTCCGAGACCGACGGCGGCCTTGTGCTGCTCAAGGACGTGGCGCGGGTCGAGGTCGGGGCCGAGAACTACTCGACCATCGCGCGCTACAACGGCAAGCCCTCCTCGGGTATGGCGCTGCAGCTCGCCTCGGGCGCCAACGCGCTCGACACCGCCGAGCGGGTGAAACAGCGCATTGAAGAGTATTCGGAGTTCTTCCCCGAGGGCGTGAGCTACGTCATCCCCTATGACACCACCCCGTTCATCGAGATCTCGATTCACGAGGTGCAGAAGACGCTGATCGAAGCCATCGTGCTGGTGTTCTTCGTGATGCTGCTCTTCCTGCAGAACATCCGCGCCACGATCATCCCGACGCTCGCTGTGCCGGTCGTCATCCTCGGCACCTTCGCGATCCTCGCCATGGCGGGCTTCACCATCAACACGCTGACCATGCTCGCCATGGTGCTGGCCATCGGCCTGCTCGTCGACGACGCCATCGTGGTGGTGGAGAACGTCGAGCGGATCATGGAGGAAGAAGGGCTGAGCCCGCGCGAGGCGACGCGCAAGTCGATGGGGCAGATCACCGGCGCACTCGTCGGCATCGCGCTGGTGCTGTCGGCGGTGTTCGTGCCGATGGCCTTCTTCGGCGGCTCGACCGGGATCATCTACCGGCAGTTCTCGATCACCATCGTCTCGGCCATGGGCCTGTCGGTGCTGGTCGCGCTGACCCTGACTCCGGCGCTTTGCGCCACCATCCTCAAGTCCAAGGACGCGCATCACAGCAATCGCGGCCCGCTCGGGTGGTTCAACAAGGGGTTCGACAAGCTCACCGGCGGCTACGCCGGCACCGTCGGCCACATCATCAAGCGCCCGCTGCGCATGCTGGTGGTCTACGTGGCGCTCGGCTACGCCATGGTCTTCTTGTTCAACAACACGCCCACCGGCTTCCTGCCGGACGAGGACCAGGGCATCCTGATGACCCTGATCCAAGGTCCGACCGGGGCCACCGCGGAGCGCACGCTCGACGTGGTCGAGCAGGTACAGGACCATTTCGCCTCGGAAACCGAGGCGGTGGACTCGATGTTCGGCGTGGTCGGCTTCTCCTTCGCGGGGCAGGGCCAGAACATGGGTCTCGCCTTCGTGCGGCTGAAGGACTGGTCCGAGCGTCCGTCGCCCGCGCAGAGCGTGCAGGCGGTGGCGGGCCGTGCCTTCCCGGCCTTCATGGGGATCCGCGACGCACAAGTCTTCCCGATCGTGCCGCCTGCGGTGATCGAGCTGGGCAACGTCTCGGGCTTCGACTTCTATCTGCAGGCGCAGGGCGGGCAGACGCATGAACAGTTGCTGACCGCGCGCAACCAGCTACTGGGCATGGCCTCGCAGAGCCCCTTGATCGCCTCGATCCGCCCCTCGGGGCTGGAGGACGCGGCGCAGTTCAACCTCGACATCGACTGGCGTGCCGCCGGCGCGATGGGCGTGACCCCGACCAATGTCGGCAACACGCTGTCGATCGCCTGGGCCGGTCAGTACGTGAACGACTTCAACGACAATGGTCGGATCAAGCGGGTCTACGTCCAGGGCGAGGCAGACAGCCGCGCGACCCCCTCGGACCTCGAGAAGTGGCGGGTGCGCAATGCCAACGGCGATCTGGTGCCCTTCGCCAACTTCACCAAGGAAGAGTGGACCTACGGGCCTCAGGGTCTCAACCGCTACAACGGTGTGCCGTCGATGCAGCTGCAGGGCTCGCCTGTCCCGGGCGTGACCACCGGCGAGGCGATGGCGGAGATCGAGCAACTCGCGTCGCAGCTGCCGCCGGGCTACCAGATCGCCTGGACCGGTCTTTCGCTGGAAGAGCGCGATTCCGGCGGTTCGGCCCCGCTGCTCTATGGCCTCTCGCTGGCGGCAATCTTCCTCTGCCTCGCGGCGCTCTATGAGAGCTGGACCATCCCCTTCTCGGTGATGCTGGCGATGCCGATCGGCGTTCTGGGCACCATGGGCGCGGCCTATTGGTTCGGCTTCGAGAACGGTGTCTTCTTCCAGGTCGGGCTGCTGACCGTCATCGGCCTAACGGGCAAGAACGCGATCCTGATCGTGGAGTTTGCCCGGGAACGCTACGAGGCCGGCGAAGAGCTTCTGGTCGCGGTGAAGGAGGCGGCGCGCCAGCGCTTCCGTCCGATCATCATGACCTCGCTGGCCTTCTCGCTCGGCGTGGTGCCGCTGGTGCTCTCTTCCGGCGCGGGCGCCGGCGGGCGCCAGGCGGTGGGCTCGGCGGTGCTCGGGGGGACGATCACCGGCACCGTGCTGGGCGTGCTCTTCGTGCCGCTGTTCTTCGTCGTGGTGATGAAGGTCTTCGGGCGCAAGAAAGAGCGCGAGCTGGCGGTCAAGCGGGCCGAGATGGCGCGCTGA
- a CDS encoding efflux RND transporter periplasmic adaptor subunit, whose translation MPIRPASALLRPLALATAVMFSPAVSAQEQGQRPPQPVTVVTLQSSDVTLTTKLPGRVQASGVAEVRPQVSGIINERLFEEGTTVNRGDPLYRIDPATYEAAKASAEAGLAQAQATLASAERELKRQQELRDRSVTSQQTLDDAMAARDVAEAAVKVAEAQVLSSDIDLERTTIRAPLSGVVGLSDATQGALVTASQATPLTTIRSIDTVNVDVTQSAAEMLRWRRSGQAAARESEAEVSLRLADGELYEHTGRLAAAEPHVNEQTGVVVLRLEFPNPDHFLLPGMYVQVELPQGSVYGAVLVPQEGVTRDRRGRPMSMVVNGENVIETRQLTIESDQGNQWVVSEGLQPGDRVVVAGLQKIAEGQTVAPEERAAPADATAAASE comes from the coding sequence ATGCCGATCCGACCCGCCTCCGCCTTGCTGCGGCCTCTCGCCTTGGCAACCGCCGTGATGTTTTCCCCTGCCGTCTCCGCTCAGGAACAGGGGCAGCGGCCCCCGCAACCTGTCACCGTGGTGACGCTGCAATCCTCCGACGTGACGCTGACCACCAAGCTGCCAGGCCGGGTGCAGGCCTCCGGCGTGGCCGAGGTGCGTCCGCAGGTGAGCGGCATCATCAACGAGCGGCTTTTCGAAGAGGGCACCACGGTCAACCGCGGCGACCCGCTCTACCGCATCGATCCGGCCACCTACGAGGCGGCGAAGGCTTCGGCGGAAGCCGGTCTTGCGCAGGCGCAGGCCACGCTGGCCTCGGCGGAGCGCGAGTTGAAGCGGCAGCAGGAACTGCGCGACCGCTCGGTGACCAGCCAACAGACCCTGGATGACGCCATGGCCGCGCGCGACGTCGCCGAAGCGGCGGTGAAGGTCGCCGAGGCACAGGTGCTGTCCTCCGACATCGACCTCGAGCGCACCACCATCCGCGCCCCGCTCTCCGGGGTCGTCGGGCTGTCGGACGCTACGCAGGGGGCGCTGGTCACCGCCAGCCAGGCCACCCCGCTAACCACCATCCGCTCGATCGACACGGTGAACGTCGACGTGACGCAATCCGCTGCCGAGATGCTGCGCTGGCGGCGCAGCGGTCAGGCCGCCGCGCGTGAGAGCGAGGCCGAGGTAAGCCTGCGCCTCGCTGATGGCGAGCTCTACGAGCACACCGGCCGTCTTGCCGCCGCCGAGCCGCATGTGAACGAGCAGACCGGCGTTGTCGTGCTGCGCCTCGAGTTCCCCAACCCCGACCATTTCCTGCTGCCCGGCATGTACGTGCAGGTCGAACTGCCGCAAGGCTCGGTCTACGGCGCCGTGCTCGTGCCGCAGGAAGGCGTGACCCGCGACCGCCGCGGCCGCCCCATGTCGATGGTGGTGAACGGCGAGAACGTGATCGAAACCCGGCAGCTGACCATCGAGAGCGACCAGGGCAACCAGTGGGTGGTGAGCGAGGGGCTGCAGCCGGGGGACCGCGTGGTCGTTGCGGGTCTTCAGAAGATCGCCGAGGGCCAGACCGTGGCACCGGAAGAGCGGGCCGCGCCCGCCGACGCAACCGCCGCGGCCTCCGAGTAA